A stretch of Rhododendron vialii isolate Sample 1 chromosome 4a, ASM3025357v1 DNA encodes these proteins:
- the LOC131322623 gene encoding flocculation protein FLO11-like, with protein sequence MDDLQLQRIQISGPTLSSLLQRFSSSPGDLSGLLFGHISLSTPSPFSDDTPSTTPPSSSPAPTLTATITSFLSSPSPSSFSPFFFSPTAQITPPSLSSSLLGCFSARRKTPLRPSLRESSLTSSLSSSTTHNHTFPPSILLLLTTPFQDQTIYTHEYRAYQYRLSTHSFEPRTLDVVNLGPGFRSHYESFFPNNSPFPMLPCGAKGEGEGLASSRRVSKDQKELDMCAEGFDMGRLGRLVGQDAAGYKGEIEDLYRKMLDDMDGLARLVEESSARVLDQENHNMKLRYKVAGLE encoded by the exons atggacGATCTTCAACTGCAGCGGATACAAATCTCAGGCCCAACACTCTCCTCCCTCTTACAACGCTTCTCCTCCTCTCCCGGTGACCTCTCCGGCCTCCTCTTTGGCCACATCTCCCTCTCCACCCCCTCCCCCTTCTCCGACGACACTCCCTCCACCACacctccctcctcctcccctGCCCCCACTCTCACCGCCACCATCACCTCCTtcctctcctccccctccccctcctccttctcccccttcttcttctcccccACCGCCCAAATcacccctccctccctctcctcctccctcctcggCTGCTTCTCCGCCCGCCGCAAAACCCCCCTCCGCCCCTCCCTCCGCGAGTCCTCCCtcacctcctctctctcctcctccaccacccaCAACCACACTTTCCCTCCctccatcctcctcctcctcacgACACCTTTTCAAGACCAAACCATCTACACCCACGAGTACAGAGCCTACCAGTACAGATTATCCACTCACTCGTTCGAGCCCAGAACCCTAGACGTCGTCAACCTCGGCCCCGGTTTTCGCTCCCATTACGAGTCCTTTTTCCCTAATAATTCTCCTTTCCCGATGCTGCCGTGCGGGGCCAAGGGCGAGGGGGAGGGTTTGGCGTCGTCGAGGAGGGTGTCTAAGGATCAAAAGGAGCTGGATATGTGTGCGGAGGGGTTTGACATGGGGCGGTTGGGTAGGTTGGTGGGACAGGATGCCGCGGGTTACAAGGGGGAGATTGAGGATTTGTATAGGAAGATGTTGGACGACATGGATGGATTGGCTAGGCTTGTGGAGGAGAGTTCGGCTAGGGTTTTAGATCAG GAAAATCACAACATGAAGCTGAGGTACAAAGTTGCTGGCTTGGAATAG
- the LOC131322517 gene encoding uncharacterized protein LOC131322517 — protein sequence MKRMSSQNVERKLRKRGDGGEMIKETLLKWQNYHNHRFDCSDDGAKNRIRRAPSKGSRKGCMRGKGGPQNSGCAYRGVRQRTWGKWVAEIREPNIPASNTQKKTGERLWLGTFSTAVEAARSYDKAATIMYGPDAILNFPGCYTDSMNLSNKSYSITTRSVSTPESRSISGDCEEVAKELNTMSHVSTPESRSISGYIAVAKELKENECWRDEDMTINQSELCRDIHEVLTPGIREVPKDNNLEATDSNTLYNDIEEPDYMQNLEDKTKTTDYESSGGGGVCEHRKDGNWDSGQLIMIQATDFESSGGPGVCGHREDGIRDSGQLINGENLQCDRTSDQICQLQNQEHNSFQNLLKDESLDIEPFSAFGVQEYAFRQDGDNGNDQLWPSYDPLQYQDQLAYIEKILMDADFDIQSQLENAKACEVVQKLLTAEICDTEPLQIDSTDDGPKLRQEFFDESCGTPYDLSDQIQNLEMQKYTGNNFNGLTNETCDVKPSGDSASDIHIPKLQQEGFGNETTSESMEGNDSFFDVKPSGDSASDIPKLQQEGFGNKTTSESMEGNDFFFGFSNDEDYGSLNSLILEEIDDDSTMTDGGPEVD from the exons ATGAAGCGAATGTCGTCTCAAAACGTTGAAAG GAAATTGCGAAAGAGGGGCGATGGAGGTGAAATGATAAAGGAGACTCTGCTCAAGTGGCAAAACTATCACAACCACCGATTTGATTGCAGCGACGATGGAGCAAAAAATAGAATAAGAAGGGCCCCATCGAAGGGATCGAGAAAGGGTTGTATGAGAGGGAAAGGAGGGCCTCAGAATTCTGGCTGCGCATACAGAGGAGTTAGACAGAGGACTTGGGGTAAGTGGGTTGCTGAGATTCGAGAACCAAATATCCCTGCTTCAAACACCCAGAAAAAGACGGGAGAAAGACTTTGGCTTGGCACTTTTTCTACGGCTGTCGAGGCTGCTCGTTCTTATGACAAGGCTGCTACAATTATGTACGGTCCTGATGCAATTCTGAACTTTCCTGGCTGCTATACCGATTCGATGAACTTGTCTAACAAGTCGTATTCAATTACTACACGTTCTGTATCCACACCCGAGTCTAGGTCAATATCAGGCGACTGTGAGGAGGTCGCCAAGGAATTGAATACTATGAGTCACGTATCCACACCCGAGTCCAGGTCAATATCAGGCTACATCGCAGTCGCCAAGGAATTGAAGGAGAACGAATGCTGGAGGGATGAGGACATGACGATTAATCAGAGTGAGCTATGTAGAGATATTCATGAGGTACTGACTCCCGGAATAAGAGAAGTGCCGAAAGACAATAATTTAGAAGCTACGGATTCAAATACTCTTTACAATGACATAGAAGAACCCGATTACATGCAAAATTtggaagacaaaacaaaaacaactgaTTATGAAAGTTCAGGAGGCGGTGGTGTATGTGAACACAGAAAAGATGGGAATTGGGATTCAGGTCAATTGATTATGATCCAAGCAACTGATTTTGAGAGTTCAGGAGGCCCCGGGGTATGTGGACACAGAGAAGATGGGATTCGCGATTCCGGTCAATTGATTAATGGAGAAAATTTGCAATGTGATAGGACATCCGACCAGATTTGCCAGTTGCAGAACCAAGAGCATAATAGTTTCCAGAATCTGTTGAAAGATGAATCGTTGGACATTGAACCTTTTAGCGCTTTTGGTGTTCAGGAGTATGCATTTAGACAAGATGGAGACAATGGAAATGACCAATTGTGGCCCTCTTATGACCCTTTGCAATACCAAGATCAACTTGCTTACATAGAAAAGATTTTAATGGATGCGGATTTTGACATCCAGTCTCAGTTGGAGAATGCCAAGGCATGTGAAGTTGTCCAGAAATTGTTAACAGCAGAAATATGCGACACTGAACCTTTGCAGATAGATAGCACCGATGATGGACCTAAACTGAGACAAGAATTCTTCGATGAAAGCTGTGGAACACCATATGATCTGTCTGACCAGATTCAAAACCTGGAAATGCAAAAATATACGGGTAATAACTTTAATGGTTTAACCAATGAAACGTGTGATGTGAAGCCTTCTGGAGATTCTGCTTCTGATATTCATATCCCTAAACTGCAACAAGAAGGTTTTGGAAACGAAACGACTTCAGAAAGTATGGAGGGCAATGATTCCTTTTTTGATGTGAAGCCTTCTGGAGATTCTGCTTCTGATATCCCTAAATTGCAACaagaaggttttggaaacaAAACGACTTCAGAAAGTATGGAGGGCAATGActtcttttttggcttttcaaatGACGAAGATTATGGTTCCCTGAATTCCTTGATTCTGGAAGAAATTGATGATGACAGTACGATGACGGATGGAGGACCTGAAGTGGATTAA
- the LOC131323802 gene encoding uncharacterized protein LOC131323802, producing MRLLISTTSNFPSNTKGIKSVYNAIFSNRAAKLDSLTSIQYVIRQLLKKDYLHQFLTNPDTNEITDIIWVHPISLELFVNFPSVLIIDATYKTNEYRKPLLEVMGITST from the exons ATGCGATTACTCATTTCAACTACGAG caaCTTCCCGTCTAACACTAAGGGAATCAAGAGCGTTTACAATGCCATTTTTTCAAACAGAGCAGCCAAACTGGATAGTCTAACTTCTATTCAGTATGTCATACGTCAATTACTTAAGAAAGATTACCTCCATCAATTTCTTACAAATCCAGATACcaacgaaatcacagatattaTTTGGGTTCATCCTATAAGCCTAGAGCTATTTGTCAACTTTCCATCGGTACTGATCATTGATGCCACGTACAAGACCAATGAGTATCGAAAACCACTATTGGAGGTTatgggtatcacatccacataG